The Rhodopirellula islandica genome contains the following window.
GGCGTGCCCTTCGTCTTGAGGTCACGGTTTGCAGCGACCGTCTTTGCGAAGTGAGCGGTAGTCGAGCCAACGTAGCGTCTTTCCTCTTCGCTCGTTGCTCGGCGACCTCTTGATTGAGTCAGCCGGAATGCGATCGCGATCTGGATCGTCTCCGGTAACCGTGGGCTATCGCCCATCGCCTGATCGCTCGATCTGACAGACGTATTCCATCAACAACTTGCTTAGGCGATAGGGGGCGGCGGAAGCGTGTCCATCGTTCGTGCAATCTCCGAATCGCCGTTTCAATGCATGCGACGGCTAGCAACCGTCTTCCCTGTCCGTGGAAGTGTTTTCAACCAACATTTGTTTCGCGGTGGGGTACCAGTACGTTTCGATCCAGTCGTCGCCGAGGGGTGCAATTCGATCCACCGTCCATCCTGCATCCCGCATCGAGAACATCATGCTGTCGGCGGCGGGCGCATTCGTCGAATGAATCAGCGCAGGACAAATCGCTTCTTGGGTGGTGAGGAACCTTGACACATCACGACCATCTCCGGGATCTGGATCATTTGGCGAATC
Protein-coding sequences here:
- a CDS encoding cyclic-phosphate processing receiver domain-containing protein, which codes for MQYLVMLEDDLDRIWRFKTIVAAHYPDARLDVYRTAPAFIAAYTKLASPPCLICLDHDLFVDSPNDPDPGDGRDVSRFLTTQEAICPALIHSTNAPAADSMMFSMRDAGWTVDRIAPLGDDWIETYWYPTAKQMLVENTSTDREDGC